From the Methylomonas sp. MK1 genome, one window contains:
- a CDS encoding BON domain-containing protein has product MNPHSEYLYKLFTSKLFAMACLSAALGLAACQPEGQAEKAGQKVDKAVENAGQKIEQSSEKAGQKIEAAKESVVQKAEQAGASIDKAAESSNDALEKAGKQIDQAINNSEKRIDAAKEAVVDSTKATGEYFDDSVITAKVKTALLNDDFLKLVPIDVTTVNGVVTLRGTVDSEQLVGKALGLVSSQEHVKSVQNELLVKTSVPSKQ; this is encoded by the coding sequence ATGAACCCTCACTCCGAATACCTCTATAAACTCTTCACCAGCAAATTATTTGCCATGGCCTGCTTGTCTGCCGCTTTAGGGCTGGCTGCTTGTCAGCCGGAAGGTCAGGCGGAAAAAGCCGGGCAAAAAGTCGATAAGGCCGTCGAAAATGCTGGACAAAAAATCGAACAAAGCTCCGAAAAGGCCGGGCAAAAAATTGAAGCCGCGAAAGAATCAGTAGTACAGAAAGCAGAACAAGCCGGCGCATCGATCGATAAAGCTGCCGAATCCTCCAACGATGCTCTGGAAAAAGCCGGTAAACAAATCGATCAAGCCATCAATAACTCAGAAAAACGCATTGACGCGGCCAAGGAAGCGGTGGTGGATAGTACTAAAGCAACCGGCGAATATTTTGACGACTCGGTGATTACCGCCAAAGTTAAGACAGCCTTGCTAAACGACGACTTTTTGAAACTGGTACCAATTGACGTGACGACAGTAAACGGCGTAGTCACCTTGCGCGGCACGGTAGATTCCGAACAACTGGTCGGTAAAGCGCTTGGCTTGGTCAGCAGCCAGGAACATGTGAAGTCGGTACAAAACGAATTGTTGGTTAAAACCAGCGTGCCGAGTAAACAATGA
- a CDS encoding DUF1207 domain-containing protein — protein sequence MRHYSLSSLAGFLLLSAPMAQATPADDAYIAGYAAAAMKHNLKLDMPALTVKDGVITLPAAGMSGAERAQASKVLAEIPGVNAVKIAETTEVNAKEAAALDANPTTLTTAETLVLPTGLLPTGHLFKALLADPRWAHFSAAYRNYQSNNFDGRNIASVSFGETIPFYRANIGNSTAQWEAGLQAGVFSDFNLDASSADLVNTDFIASIYSSVRTGQFSAFGRLYHQSSHLGDEFLLRKVNTTFERVNLSYEGVDLKLSYELPYGVRIYGGGGGLFHREPSALRKWSAQYGIEFRSPWRLDFASMRPIIAADIKNYDQNNWSTDISARAGVEFDNSKVLGRKLQLMVEYFNGYSPSGQFYKDKVEYVGLGAHYHF from the coding sequence ATGAGGCATTATTCACTAAGCAGTTTAGCGGGCTTTTTGTTGCTGTCCGCACCCATGGCGCAGGCTACGCCGGCCGATGATGCTTATATCGCCGGCTATGCCGCTGCCGCGATGAAACATAATTTAAAGCTCGATATGCCGGCGTTGACGGTAAAAGATGGTGTCATTACCTTGCCCGCTGCCGGGATGTCAGGCGCGGAGCGCGCCCAGGCCAGTAAAGTCTTGGCGGAGATTCCCGGCGTTAATGCCGTGAAAATAGCCGAAACCACTGAGGTAAATGCCAAAGAGGCCGCCGCGCTTGATGCAAATCCAACAACGCTGACTACAGCCGAGACCTTGGTGTTACCGACCGGACTGCTGCCGACCGGGCATTTGTTCAAAGCCTTATTGGCCGATCCGCGCTGGGCGCATTTTTCCGCGGCTTATCGTAATTACCAAAGTAATAACTTTGACGGTCGAAATATCGCGTCGGTCAGCTTTGGCGAAACCATTCCGTTTTATCGGGCCAATATCGGCAATTCCACGGCGCAATGGGAAGCCGGTTTGCAGGCCGGCGTGTTCAGCGACTTCAACCTGGATGCCTCGTCAGCCGACCTGGTGAATACCGATTTTATTGCCTCGATTTACTCCAGTGTGCGCACCGGGCAGTTTTCCGCATTCGGCCGTTTGTATCATCAGAGTTCGCATTTGGGAGACGAGTTTTTGCTGCGCAAGGTCAACACCACATTCGAGCGGGTTAATTTAAGTTACGAAGGTGTGGACTTAAAGCTGTCGTATGAGCTGCCCTATGGCGTGCGCATCTACGGCGGCGGTGGCGGTTTGTTTCATAGAGAACCTTCCGCATTAAGAAAATGGTCGGCGCAATACGGTATCGAGTTCAGAAGCCCATGGCGTCTGGATTTTGCCTCGATGCGCCCAATCATTGCCGCCGACATCAAGAATTACGACCAAAACAACTGGAGCACCGATATTTCGGCGAGAGCCGGTGTGGAATTCGACAATTCCAAAGTCCTGGGCCGCAAACTACAGCTAATGGTCGAATACTTCAACGGCTATTCACCCAGCGGCCAGTTTTACAAAGATAAAGTGGAATACGTCGGCTTGGGCGCACATTACCATTTTTAG
- a CDS encoding HD domain-containing phosphohydrolase, with translation MQTAEDYAATLLAADKALRFSEARFRRLFETAQDGILLLNAETGTIEEVNPFLMQLLGYSHEEFLGKKLWDIGVFRDSALNRAEFSELQTKGHIRYDNLPLQTKDGRSIPVEFVSNIYECDGIDVIQCNIRDNTKRHLAEIELRATSRALKMLSESNVALIRATTETDLLNEYCRIAVETGGYRLAWVGFADTGPDKRVDAMVCHGHDDGYLTIANFSWSESTAHGNGPTGRAIRSEKVQFVENIATDPSYIPWRDQALQRGYHSTICLPFRLSPQAVACLNLYGDKINEWSLAERQLLQEISGDVGFGIAALRTAIAKFQYEEQLRDSLEKTIQVIADTGEERDSYTGGHQRRVANICTKIATEFGMDAERIHGLHLAATIHDLGKIGVPAEILAKPRRLTAMEFGLIKEHPVIGFNILKDVSFPWPIAEIIRQHHERIDGSGYPLGLHGDDLLLESKILAVADIVEAMASHRPYRPALGIEAALTEIISQRGISLDAQVVDVCLRIFQVHGYIIED, from the coding sequence ATGCAAACAGCTGAAGACTATGCCGCGACACTGCTGGCAGCCGATAAAGCCTTACGATTTTCGGAAGCGCGCTTTCGCCGGCTGTTCGAAACCGCGCAGGACGGCATCTTGCTGCTGAACGCGGAAACCGGCACCATCGAAGAGGTGAATCCTTTCCTGATGCAATTGCTGGGCTATTCGCATGAAGAATTTCTGGGCAAAAAGCTGTGGGACATTGGCGTGTTCAGGGATAGCGCACTGAACCGGGCCGAGTTTAGCGAATTGCAGACCAAAGGCCATATTCGCTACGACAACCTGCCATTACAGACGAAAGATGGCCGCAGCATTCCGGTCGAGTTTGTCAGCAATATTTACGAATGCGATGGGATTGACGTGATCCAGTGCAATATTCGCGACAATACCAAACGCCATCTGGCCGAGATTGAGTTACGAGCGACGTCGCGAGCCCTGAAAATGCTTAGCGAAAGCAACGTAGCCTTAATCAGAGCGACCACGGAAACCGACCTGCTAAACGAATATTGCCGAATTGCGGTGGAAACCGGCGGCTATCGCTTGGCCTGGGTGGGGTTTGCCGATACCGGACCCGACAAGCGCGTGGATGCCATGGTTTGTCACGGCCACGATGACGGCTACTTGACCATCGCAAATTTTAGCTGGTCGGAGAGCACGGCCCACGGTAACGGCCCAACCGGTCGGGCGATTCGCTCGGAAAAAGTGCAGTTCGTCGAAAACATCGCTACCGATCCCAGCTATATACCCTGGCGCGATCAGGCCTTGCAGCGCGGATATCATTCTACGATTTGTCTACCGTTCAGACTCTCCCCTCAGGCGGTTGCCTGTTTGAATCTGTATGGCGACAAGATTAACGAATGGTCGCTCGCCGAGCGGCAGTTATTGCAGGAAATTTCCGGCGACGTCGGTTTCGGTATCGCGGCCCTGCGCACTGCGATTGCTAAATTTCAGTATGAAGAACAATTGCGGGACAGCCTGGAGAAAACCATACAGGTGATTGCCGACACCGGCGAAGAACGCGATTCGTACACCGGCGGTCATCAACGGCGCGTTGCCAATATTTGCACAAAAATCGCCACCGAATTTGGCATGGACGCCGAGAGGATACACGGCCTGCATCTGGCGGCGACCATACACGATCTGGGTAAAATCGGCGTGCCGGCGGAAATCCTGGCCAAACCCCGGCGCTTGACCGCCATGGAATTTGGCTTAATTAAGGAGCATCCGGTTATCGGTTTCAATATTCTGAAAGATGTGAGTTTTCCTTGGCCGATTGCCGAAATTATCCGTCAACACCACGAACGGATCGATGGCTCCGGCTATCCGCTTGGACTGCATGGCGACGATTTGCTGCTGGAATCCAAGATACTGGCAGTCGCGGATATAGTCGAAGCGATGGCCTCGCATCGGCCTTATCGCCCAGCATTGGGCATTGAAGCGGCGCTAACGGAAATTATCAGCCAACGCGGGATTAGTTTGGACGCGCAAGTAGTTGATGTTTGTCTGCGGATTTTTCAGGTGCATGGATACATAATCGAAGACTAG
- a CDS encoding DUF2383 domain-containing protein → MSHIPLINSLLQNELSAVAAYQQALNKFRKQTALGEMDVLMSSFEEHKAAVSNLQGKIQQLGGIAVQDSGAWGAWAKIFMAGAILLGKQAALKALREGELTGFEEYEKVLQDHELPSDIRALIETKLLPAQQRHMRTLDSLLVAVMA, encoded by the coding sequence ATGTCTCACATACCATTAATCAATAGCTTGCTACAAAATGAATTATCCGCCGTAGCCGCGTATCAACAGGCACTGAATAAGTTTCGGAAACAGACTGCGCTGGGAGAAATGGACGTTTTAATGTCCTCTTTTGAGGAACATAAGGCCGCCGTCTCCAATTTACAGGGCAAAATTCAACAATTGGGCGGTATAGCCGTTCAAGATTCCGGAGCATGGGGGGCTTGGGCAAAAATATTCATGGCCGGCGCGATATTGTTAGGTAAACAAGCTGCGCTAAAGGCCTTGCGCGAGGGCGAATTAACCGGCTTCGAGGAATATGAAAAAGTATTGCAGGATCATGAACTGCCATCGGACATTCGCGCTTTGATCGAAACAAAACTTCTGCCTGCTCAGCAAAGACATATGCGCACCTTGGACAGCCTGTTGGTTGCAGTAATGGCCTAG
- a CDS encoding Crp/Fnr family transcriptional regulator, translating into MTKLNSPSQNLLLGALPAETYERLLPDLELIQMSCGEVIYEPGSELRYAYFPTTSVVSNVYIVEDGTSSELAIVGNEGFIGLGLFTGGRTMPHQALVSRTGYGYRLRRQLFIKEFESRNGSSTDRSLFQMLLRYIQALMTQIAQTAACNRHHSIYQQLCRWLLLNLDRYSSNEMLVTHDHIANMLGVRRESITDAAGKLQQKGLISYSRGHLNVLNRAGLEAQVCECYQVIKTEFDRLIPISAEAPDNLSESVPSVSDKSSKSTLDTLNLNKSIN; encoded by the coding sequence ATGACCAAACTAAATAGCCCTAGCCAGAACTTACTATTGGGTGCATTGCCGGCGGAGACTTACGAACGCCTGCTGCCTGATCTGGAACTTATTCAAATGTCTTGCGGCGAAGTCATATACGAGCCGGGCAGCGAATTGCGTTACGCCTATTTCCCAACGACGAGCGTGGTGTCCAACGTTTACATTGTTGAAGACGGCACTTCAAGCGAACTTGCCATCGTCGGCAACGAAGGCTTTATCGGCCTCGGCCTGTTTACGGGCGGGCGCACCATGCCGCATCAAGCCTTGGTCAGCAGGACCGGCTACGGGTATAGGCTGCGGCGACAATTGTTTATAAAAGAATTCGAATCCAGGAACGGGAGCAGCACGGACAGATCGTTATTCCAGATGCTGCTGCGTTACATACAGGCATTGATGACTCAAATAGCCCAAACCGCGGCTTGCAATCGCCACCATTCCATTTACCAACAACTGTGCCGCTGGTTGCTTCTGAATCTTGACCGATATTCCTCGAACGAGATGCTGGTAACCCATGATCACATCGCCAATATGCTTGGCGTGCGCCGGGAAAGCATCACCGATGCCGCCGGCAAACTACAACAAAAAGGCCTGATCAGTTACAGCAGAGGCCATCTCAACGTGTTGAATCGCGCTGGTTTGGAAGCACAAGTTTGCGAATGCTACCAAGTGATCAAAACCGAATTTGACAGGCTGATACCTATTTCTGCGGAGGCCCCCGACAATCTTAGCGAATCGGTACCCAGCGTTTCGGACAAATCGTCAAAAAGTACTTTGGATACTCTCAATCTGAATAAGTCCATTAACTAG
- a CDS encoding IS3 family transposase (programmed frameshift) encodes MKRERRSFDAAFKLQVVQMIHEQGLTVPQVCQELKLGETAVRRWLKQVQAEQSGQPGIGKPLTPDQQRIRQLELENRQLRSDNELLKKGFGLLCQGTAMKHQVIHQLTAEKVVTVQQGCQLLGVSRSGWYAAQRRARQPQALCGTRVRLRSLFEATGQCYGSRRLRKELAEQGIEIGRHRVRSLMKELQIKPIWKPKFVHTTDSNHNLPVYENVLDRQFEQAEANRAWVSDITYIRTLSGWLYLAVVLDLYSRKIVGWAMAPNMPTELVCTALQIAIAQRRPPPGLIVHSDRGSQYASHEYRALLAHHGFQGSMSRKGNCWDNAVMERFFLNLKMERVWHRQYANHTEAIRDVTDYIVNFYNSRRLHSSLGYLPPNGYEMKMADQQPILVSEKS; translated from the exons ATGAAACGAGAAAGGCGAAGTTTTGATGCGGCGTTCAAGCTGCAAGTAGTACAAATGATCCATGAACAGGGACTCACGGTTCCTCAGGTTTGTCAGGAGCTGAAGCTGGGCGAGACTGCGGTACGTCGCTGGCTGAAGCAGGTGCAGGCCGAGCAATCCGGTCAACCGGGCATAGGTAAGCCGTTAACCCCTGACCAGCAGCGGATTCGGCAGCTGGAATTAGAAAATCGGCAACTGCGTTCGGATAACGAATTGCTAAAAAAGG GTTTCGGCCTTCTTTGCCAAGGAACTGCGATGAAACACCAAGTGATTCACCAGTTAACGGCAGAGAAGGTCGTCACGGTGCAGCAGGGTTGTCAGTTACTGGGCGTCAGTCGGTCGGGATGGTATGCGGCCCAGAGACGAGCACGGCAGCCTCAAGCGCTTTGCGGCACGCGGGTTCGACTGCGCAGTCTGTTCGAAGCCACCGGTCAATGCTATGGCAGTCGTCGTCTGCGCAAGGAACTGGCGGAACAGGGAATCGAGATTGGCCGTCATCGGGTGCGCAGCCTGATGAAGGAACTCCAGATCAAGCCGATCTGGAAACCCAAGTTTGTGCATACCACCGATAGCAACCACAACCTGCCGGTGTACGAGAACGTGTTGGATCGCCAGTTTGAGCAAGCCGAGGCCAACCGAGCTTGGGTCTCGGACATTACTTACATACGGACCCTGAGCGGTTGGCTGTATCTGGCGGTGGTGTTGGATCTTTATTCGCGCAAAATCGTCGGTTGGGCCATGGCACCCAACATGCCGACAGAACTGGTCTGCACCGCCTTGCAAATCGCCATCGCCCAGCGCCGACCGCCGCCGGGCCTGATCGTCCATTCCGACCGGGGTAGTCAGTACGCCAGTCACGAATATCGGGCGTTACTGGCCCATCATGGTTTTCAGGGCAGCATGAGTCGTAAGGGCAACTGCTGGGACAATGCCGTAATGGAGCGATTCTTTCTGAATCTTAAAATGGAGCGCGTCTGGCACCGCCAGTATGCCAACCATACCGAGGCCATCCGAGACGTGACCGACTATATCGTCAATTTCTACAACAGTCGGCGCTTGCATTCGTCATTGGGCTACCTGCCGCCCAACGGCTATGAAATGAAAATGGCAGATCAACAACCTATTTTGGTGTCCGAAAAAAGTTGA
- a CDS encoding protoglobin domain-containing protein, whose protein sequence is MKQTEQTLLEQLQITEFDIANRKTLLSLTDADFKLLSSFSDVITPRIDSLVARFYEMQTSVPEIALLIGDADTLHRLENAQRRYVLDLFSGVYDLDYVNNRLRIGLVHKRIGVEPKLYLSAINTLKSLLIEIIFEALTDDTERQNMAAALDKLFLFDITLVFETYIRSLVSEIEISKQKSERYACALEEKVRERTQQLEQMTRIDSLTGLLSVRYLTETLTQTLRAAQRRSEPVSIAYIDINDFKAINDTLGHGRGDEILRIVAAAIKKVSRMEDRCFRYGGDEFCLILPNCQETHAQDIYITRLNTVIKQELEDVSLSVGIVQTGPHEFAEPNLLVNQADSRMYEAKKKFKAAEGTQLT, encoded by the coding sequence GTGAAGCAAACAGAACAGACCCTACTGGAACAATTACAAATTACCGAATTTGATATTGCCAATCGCAAAACCTTGCTGTCTCTGACCGATGCAGACTTTAAACTTTTAAGCAGCTTTAGTGATGTCATTACACCGCGCATCGATTCTCTGGTTGCCCGCTTCTACGAAATGCAAACCAGCGTTCCGGAAATCGCGCTGTTGATCGGCGATGCCGACACCCTGCACCGTCTGGAAAATGCCCAACGTCGCTATGTGCTCGATCTATTCAGCGGCGTTTACGATCTCGACTATGTCAATAATCGCCTGCGCATCGGTTTAGTGCATAAGCGGATCGGAGTAGAACCTAAGCTGTATCTTTCGGCAATCAACACACTAAAAAGCTTATTAATCGAAATAATTTTTGAGGCATTAACCGACGACACTGAGCGCCAGAATATGGCGGCGGCCCTGGATAAATTGTTTTTGTTTGACATCACGCTGGTGTTTGAAACGTATATCCGCAGCCTGGTTTCCGAAATCGAAATTTCTAAGCAAAAATCCGAACGTTACGCCTGCGCGCTGGAGGAGAAAGTTCGGGAGCGTACGCAACAACTAGAGCAGATGACGCGCATCGATTCGCTGACGGGCTTGCTGAGTGTGCGCTACTTAACGGAGACGCTGACGCAAACGCTGCGTGCGGCTCAGCGTCGTTCCGAACCAGTATCGATTGCCTACATAGACATTAACGACTTCAAAGCGATTAACGACACTCTAGGTCACGGCCGCGGCGATGAAATCCTGCGTATCGTTGCCGCGGCTATAAAAAAAGTATCGCGGATGGAAGATCGCTGCTTTCGTTACGGGGGAGATGAGTTTTGTTTGATTCTGCCAAACTGCCAAGAAACCCATGCCCAAGACATTTATATCACGCGACTCAACACCGTTATTAAACAAGAGTTGGAGGATGTGAGTTTGAGTGTGGGTATTGTTCAGACCGGTCCGCACGAGTTTGCGGAACCCAATTTATTGGTTAATCAGGCTGATTCTAGAATGTACGAAGCCAAGAAAAAATTCAAAGCCGCAGAAGGCACTCAACTTACCTAA
- the gorA gene encoding glutathione-disulfide reductase, whose product MTAYDYDLFVVGAGSGGVRAANAAANQGARVAIAEVRHFGGTCVNLGCVPKKLLVYAAQFKDDFAAAVGFGWTLDNASFDWPSLIANKNREIERLQAVYQQHLQQNRVTIFTGKAQLLDAHTVAVAGSQCTAKRILLATGGWPFVPDIAGKQFIVTSNELFSLDKLPERIVIVGGGYIAVEFASILNGLGVDTTICQRGEKLLEGFDEDIRDFLAVAMRKQGIKILFNCDVQAIAPEGNAFSVSLLDGNTMTTDLVMYATGRTPNSQGFGLEQLGVALDDKGAIIVDSHYQTNLPSIYALGDVTDRINLTPVAIAEGEALVSNLFTKQPRPVNYDNIPTAVFCQPNIASVGLTEAQARQKFPDIDIYKTEFKPIKNTLSGKDENTLMKMIVERETDRVIGLHMIGADAPEIIQGMAVAMRAGATKAIFDSTLGIHPTAAEEFVTMTHKAP is encoded by the coding sequence ATGACTGCGTATGACTATGATCTATTCGTGGTAGGTGCCGGCTCCGGCGGCGTGCGCGCCGCCAATGCCGCAGCCAATCAGGGCGCGCGGGTTGCAATAGCGGAAGTTCGCCATTTTGGCGGCACCTGCGTCAACTTAGGCTGCGTACCGAAAAAACTGTTGGTCTACGCCGCGCAATTTAAAGACGACTTTGCCGCTGCGGTCGGGTTCGGTTGGACGCTGGACAACGCGTCCTTCGATTGGCCCAGCCTAATCGCCAACAAAAACCGGGAAATCGAACGCCTGCAGGCGGTCTACCAACAGCACTTGCAACAAAACCGAGTGACTATCTTTACCGGCAAAGCACAATTGCTCGATGCCCACACGGTCGCGGTCGCCGGCAGCCAATGCACGGCAAAACGCATTCTGCTGGCTACCGGCGGCTGGCCGTTTGTGCCTGATATAGCCGGTAAGCAGTTCATTGTTACTTCCAACGAACTATTCTCCCTAGATAAATTACCGGAGCGCATCGTGATTGTTGGTGGCGGCTACATCGCGGTGGAATTTGCCAGCATTCTTAACGGCCTGGGTGTCGATACGACTATTTGTCAACGCGGCGAAAAACTGCTGGAAGGCTTTGACGAGGATATTCGCGACTTTCTGGCCGTCGCGATGCGCAAGCAAGGCATTAAGATTCTATTTAATTGCGATGTCCAAGCCATTGCGCCGGAAGGTAATGCCTTTAGCGTCAGCTTGCTGGACGGCAATACGATGACGACCGACTTGGTGATGTACGCCACCGGCAGAACGCCCAACTCGCAAGGTTTTGGACTAGAGCAGCTTGGCGTGGCCCTGGACGACAAAGGCGCGATCATTGTCGATAGCCACTATCAAACCAATCTGCCGTCCATCTATGCGCTAGGCGATGTCACCGACCGGATCAATTTGACGCCGGTAGCAATTGCCGAAGGCGAAGCACTGGTGAGTAATTTATTTACCAAGCAGCCGCGACCGGTAAATTACGACAACATCCCCACCGCCGTATTTTGCCAGCCCAATATCGCCAGCGTCGGTTTAACCGAAGCGCAGGCGCGGCAAAAATTTCCGGATATCGATATTTATAAAACCGAATTCAAACCCATCAAAAACACGCTGTCGGGAAAGGATGAAAACACCTTGATGAAAATGATCGTGGAGCGCGAAACGGACCGAGTGATCGGCCTGCATATGATAGGCGCCGATGCGCCGGAAATTATTCAGGGCATGGCTGTGGCGATGCGTGCCGGAGCGACCAAAGCCATCTTTGATTCGACTCTCGGCATCCACCCTACTGCTGCCGAAGAGTTTGTTACCATGACTCACAAAGCCCCCTAA
- a CDS encoding peroxiredoxin, with protein MLTTIPDVIFKTRVRDESIPGENPFRWQDVSSDEIFKGKSIVIFALPGAYTPTCSNKHLPGYDAKYQELKAHGIDEVYCLSVNDAFVMYQWSQHLKIADVKMLPDGNGEFTEAMGMLVKKHNVGFGSRSWRYSMLVEDKKILQLFSEPGQIDNCPDDPFTLSDVDTMLAYLQKQK; from the coding sequence ATGCTTACCACTATTCCCGACGTAATCTTTAAAACCCGGGTTCGCGATGAAAGTATCCCCGGCGAAAATCCATTTCGTTGGCAGGATGTCAGCAGCGACGAGATTTTCAAAGGTAAATCCATCGTGATTTTTGCCTTACCCGGCGCCTACACGCCGACTTGTTCGAACAAGCATCTACCGGGCTATGATGCCAAATACCAAGAACTTAAGGCTCATGGCATCGATGAGGTCTATTGCCTGAGTGTCAACGATGCCTTTGTGATGTATCAATGGAGTCAGCATCTCAAAATAGCCGACGTCAAAATGCTGCCTGACGGTAATGGCGAATTCACCGAAGCCATGGGCATGCTGGTGAAAAAGCACAATGTGGGGTTCGGCAGCCGGTCTTGGCGCTATTCGATGTTAGTCGAAGACAAAAAAATTCTGCAACTGTTTAGCGAACCCGGCCAAATCGATAACTGCCCGGACGATCCGTTTACCCTCAGCGATGTGGATACCATGTTGGCTTATCTGCAGAAACAAAAATGA
- a CDS encoding DUF2383 domain-containing protein — MHSIEMIDSLLIDELAATETYSQVLKKLKEEVSLGESELLLPIYEAHKAAVSSLQTQIRELGGTPAKDSGVWGSWASLIQGGANAFGKQAALKVLQEGEKSGLGDYEKALLDQKLGSNIRSLILLKLLPAQHAHIDTLDQMMSSLAA, encoded by the coding sequence ATGCACAGCATTGAAATGATAGACAGTTTACTGATTGACGAACTTGCCGCCACTGAGACCTACAGTCAGGTACTAAAAAAACTTAAAGAAGAGGTTTCACTCGGCGAATCAGAACTACTGCTGCCGATTTACGAGGCGCATAAAGCAGCCGTTTCCAGTTTGCAAACTCAAATTCGCGAGCTGGGCGGTACGCCGGCCAAGGATTCCGGGGTATGGGGTTCTTGGGCCAGCTTGATTCAAGGCGGCGCCAATGCCTTCGGCAAGCAGGCCGCGCTAAAAGTATTGCAGGAAGGCGAAAAGAGCGGTCTGGGCGACTATGAAAAAGCGCTGTTGGACCAGAAACTCGGTTCCAATATCCGTAGCTTAATCCTACTCAAACTGCTCCCCGCGCAACACGCCCACATCGATACCTTAGATCAAATGATGAGTTCGTTGGCCGCTTAG
- a CDS encoding alpha/beta fold hydrolase, producing MSTIITKDSTKIYYKDWGLGPAVVFCHGWPLNADAWENQMVYLAANGYRCIAHDRRGHGRSDQPWIGNDMETYADDLAELIEKLDLNGITLVGHSTGGGEVARYIGRHGCQRVKGAVLVGSVTPLMLKTDNNPIGLPITVFDDIRSGVAADRSQFFMNLTAPFYGANRPDATVSQGVRDAFWRQGMQGGLLNQLECIKAFSETDFSNDLKKFEIPTLIIHGDDDQIVPIAASALTAATLINNATLKIYPGGPHGLADTHKDQLNSDLLAFLKT from the coding sequence ATGAGCACGATAATCACCAAAGACAGCACAAAAATTTACTACAAAGACTGGGGATTGGGACCGGCCGTGGTGTTCTGCCACGGCTGGCCGCTAAACGCCGATGCCTGGGAGAATCAAATGGTTTATCTGGCGGCAAACGGCTATCGCTGTATTGCCCACGATAGACGCGGTCATGGCCGTTCCGATCAGCCATGGATCGGTAATGATATGGAAACCTATGCCGACGACTTAGCGGAACTCATAGAAAAGCTCGACCTAAATGGCATAACCTTAGTCGGCCACTCGACCGGTGGCGGCGAGGTGGCGCGTTACATAGGGCGGCATGGCTGCCAACGCGTCAAAGGTGCGGTGTTAGTGGGTTCGGTAACACCGTTGATGCTGAAAACCGATAATAATCCTATTGGCCTACCCATTACGGTATTTGACGACATTCGCAGCGGCGTCGCAGCTGATCGCTCGCAATTTTTCATGAATTTGACAGCCCCGTTCTACGGCGCCAACCGGCCGGACGCAACGGTCAGCCAAGGCGTGCGCGACGCATTCTGGCGGCAAGGTATGCAAGGTGGATTACTAAACCAGCTCGAATGCATCAAGGCCTTTTCAGAAACCGACTTTTCCAATGATCTGAAAAAATTTGAGATACCGACCCTGATTATCCACGGCGATGACGATCAAATTGTGCCGATTGCCGCCTCCGCCCTTACTGCGGCTACACTCATTAATAACGCAACGCTGAAGATCTATCCCGGCGGACCGCATGGCCTAGCCGACACACATAAAGACCAGCTAAATAGCGACCTGCTTGCGTTTTTAAAAACCTGA
- a CDS encoding four-helix bundle copper-binding protein → MHQTSQSEHATQACIAACSLCHQICLQTAMNHCLETGGKHVKAKHLRLMLNCAEICQTSANFQLTGSHFLHSLHELCAEICEACAAECDEIGDMKDCVVACQQCADSCRQMLSTQH, encoded by the coding sequence ATGCATCAAACATCCCAATCAGAACATGCCACGCAAGCTTGCATAGCGGCGTGCAGCCTATGCCACCAGATTTGTCTGCAAACCGCGATGAACCATTGCCTGGAAACCGGCGGCAAGCACGTCAAAGCCAAACATTTGCGCCTGATGTTGAACTGTGCCGAGATCTGCCAGACTTCGGCCAATTTTCAACTGACCGGCTCGCATTTTCTGCATAGCCTGCACGAGCTTTGTGCGGAGATTTGCGAAGCCTGTGCAGCCGAATGCGATGAGATCGGCGATATGAAAGATTGCGTTGTGGCCTGCCAACAATGCGCCGACAGTTGCCGGCAAATGCTCAGCACACAACATTAA